One segment of Thermodesulfovibrio sp. 3907-1M DNA contains the following:
- the smpB gene encoding SsrA-binding protein SmpB: protein MSIKIVCQNKKAYADYNIEETIEAGVVLTGTEVKSLREGKANLKDSYVIIKDGEAWLLNCHISPYSHGNIYNHDPLRTRKLLLHKKEIERLRGKTQQQGYTLIPLKLYFKGPYVKVEIALARGRKKYEKRDIIKKKEAQREIERALKNK, encoded by the coding sequence ATGTCAATAAAAATCGTTTGCCAGAATAAAAAAGCCTACGCTGACTACAATATTGAAGAAACAATTGAAGCTGGAGTTGTTCTTACAGGAACTGAAGTAAAATCCTTAAGAGAAGGCAAAGCCAATTTAAAAGACAGCTATGTAATAATCAAGGATGGAGAAGCCTGGCTTCTTAACTGTCACATAAGTCCTTACAGCCATGGAAACATTTACAATCATGACCCTTTGAGGACGAGGAAATTACTGCTTCATAAAAAAGAGATTGAAAGACTGAGAGGCAAAACCCAGCAACAGGGCTACACGCTTATCCCTTTAAAGCTATACTTCAAAGGTCCCTATGTGAAAGTTGAGATAGCCCTTGCAAGGGGTAGAAAAAAGTATGAAAAAAGAGATATAATTAAAAAGAAAGAAGCTCAAAGAGAAATTGAGCGTGCCCTTAAAAACAAATGA
- a CDS encoding aminopeptidase: protein MNTQPLVNIYRINLKIKKYERVLIFTDTIREDEAIPESEKSRRNALPDVAKNLEEIGRTFCKEVLYAEYPATGVHGMEPPEKIWRLAFGDKAIDNLKKIELFDKLLNKNISRKQLLDAKKILKEHCRNAVNAVIALSNFSTSHTNFRDLLTKLCGARYASMPLFDVSMLEGAMCADWIKLNKKGVAIKKILDSISKLLLETPNGTEVVLFKGKRKVHIDSGILSRKGSFGNLPAGEVFFAPVEGSAEGKLVIEWAPTRKLNSPLILNVKHGKVTSIEGNEPYRRELEEKLNKTAENKNIAELGVGINDRATKPDNILESEKILGTVHIALGDNSSFGGKIRTPFHQDFIFFKPTLYCIDENGEKIKILEKGNLLV from the coding sequence ATGAATACACAGCCTCTTGTAAACATTTACAGGATAAATCTTAAAATCAAAAAATATGAGAGAGTTCTGATTTTTACTGACACTATAAGAGAAGATGAAGCTATCCCAGAGAGTGAAAAGTCAAGAAGAAATGCTTTACCCGATGTAGCAAAAAATCTTGAAGAAATTGGAAGAACCTTTTGTAAAGAAGTTCTTTATGCAGAATATCCAGCAACAGGAGTTCATGGAATGGAACCACCAGAAAAAATATGGAGACTTGCTTTCGGAGATAAAGCAATAGATAATCTTAAAAAAATAGAGTTGTTTGATAAACTTCTTAACAAAAATATTTCCAGAAAACAACTGTTGGATGCTAAAAAAATACTCAAAGAACATTGCAGAAATGCTGTCAATGCAGTGATTGCTCTTTCTAATTTTTCAACGAGTCATACGAACTTTAGAGACCTGCTTACAAAACTCTGTGGTGCAAGATATGCGAGTATGCCGCTTTTTGATGTTTCAATGCTTGAAGGAGCTATGTGTGCTGACTGGATAAAACTCAATAAAAAAGGAGTTGCAATAAAGAAAATCCTTGACAGCATTTCAAAACTTCTCTTAGAAACTCCAAATGGAACAGAAGTTGTGTTATTTAAAGGAAAAAGAAAAGTTCATATTGATTCAGGAATCTTAAGCAGAAAGGGTTCCTTTGGAAATTTACCTGCAGGAGAAGTCTTTTTTGCTCCTGTGGAAGGTTCAGCAGAAGGAAAGCTTGTCATAGAATGGGCACCTACGAGAAAGCTCAATTCACCTTTGATTTTAAATGTTAAGCACGGTAAAGTTACCTCCATAGAAGGGAATGAGCCTTATAGGAGAGAACTTGAGGAAAAATTAAATAAAACAGCTGAAAATAAAAATATAGCAGAGCTTGGCGTAGGAATTAATGACAGAGCGACCAAGCCTGACAACATCCTTGAGTCAGAAAAAATTCTTGGAACAGTGCATATTGCTCTGGGCGATAACTCATCCTTCGGTGGCAAGATAAGAACACCATTCCATCAGGATTTTATATTTTTCAAGCCCACTTTATATTGTATTGATGAGAATGGAGAAAAAATAAAAATTTTGGAAAAAGGCAATCTTCTGGTATAA
- the purF gene encoding amidophosphoribosyltransferase: protein MSKNNLFYEIHEECGVFGIFGHPEAANLTYLGLYALQHRGQEGAGICSSDGTKLYLEKSLGLVAEIFNEKVLKNLPGHIAIGHNRYSTTGSSTIENVQPLMATYSLGSIAIAHNGNLVDIDRLKSRLEKDGAIFQTTSDSEIILHLIARAKDGEVHERIANAVRQVRGAFSLLLMNEKELIAIRDPYGIRPLSLGQLRDAYVIASETCAFDLIGATYIRDIEPGEMLIISEDGVKSLKIFNSAPKAHCVFEFIYFARPDSYIFDHVCVNTIRKELGRQLARENPVRADIVIPVPDSGVPAALGYAEESGIPFEFGLIRNHYVGRTFIEPKQSIRHFGVKIKLNPVREVLQGKKVVVVDDSIVRGTTSKKIVKMIRELGGAKEVHMRISSPPTVGPCFYGIDTPTRQELIASSHKIEEIRKYITADSLGYLSLEGLKKIIPNSELYCMACFNCKYPIEFESRKVSQMELFQ, encoded by the coding sequence ATGAGTAAAAACAATCTCTTTTATGAAATCCATGAAGAATGCGGAGTCTTTGGTATCTTCGGTCATCCTGAAGCTGCCAATCTTACCTATTTAGGACTTTATGCTCTTCAGCATCGTGGACAGGAAGGTGCTGGAATTTGTTCCTCTGATGGAACAAAACTATACCTTGAAAAATCCCTGGGACTTGTTGCTGAAATATTCAACGAAAAGGTTTTAAAAAATCTACCCGGACACATTGCAATCGGACATAATAGATATTCAACAACAGGTTCAAGCACCATAGAAAATGTTCAACCACTCATGGCAACATACTCTCTTGGAAGCATTGCAATTGCTCATAATGGAAATCTCGTGGACATAGATAGATTGAAAAGCAGACTTGAAAAAGATGGAGCAATATTTCAAACAACCTCGGACAGTGAAATAATTTTGCATCTTATTGCAAGAGCAAAGGATGGTGAGGTGCACGAAAGAATTGCAAATGCAGTAAGACAGGTAAGAGGTGCTTTTTCACTGCTTCTGATGAATGAAAAAGAATTAATCGCTATCAGAGACCCCTATGGAATTAGACCACTATCATTGGGACAGCTTAGAGATGCCTATGTAATAGCTTCAGAGACATGCGCTTTTGATTTAATTGGTGCCACATATATAAGAGACATTGAACCTGGAGAGATGCTGATAATCAGTGAAGATGGCGTAAAATCCTTAAAGATATTTAATTCTGCTCCGAAAGCTCACTGTGTATTTGAGTTTATTTACTTTGCAAGGCCTGACAGCTATATATTTGACCATGTTTGTGTGAATACTATAAGAAAAGAGCTTGGCAGACAGCTTGCAAGAGAAAACCCTGTCAGAGCTGATATAGTTATTCCAGTTCCTGACTCAGGAGTTCCTGCTGCACTTGGATATGCTGAGGAAAGTGGAATTCCCTTTGAATTTGGCTTGATCAGGAATCACTATGTGGGAAGAACATTTATAGAGCCAAAACAGAGTATCAGACATTTCGGCGTTAAAATAAAGCTCAATCCTGTAAGAGAAGTTTTACAGGGTAAAAAAGTTGTTGTAGTTGATGACTCAATTGTAAGAGGAACAACCTCAAAAAAAATCGTAAAGATGATAAGAGAACTTGGTGGAGCAAAGGAAGTTCATATGAGAATAAGCTCACCTCCCACTGTAGGACCATGCTTTTATGGAATTGACACGCCAACAAGGCAGGAACTAATTGCTTCCTCCCATAAAATTGAAGAAATAAGAAAATACATTACCGCAGACTCTCTCGGTTATTTGAGTCTTGAAGGGCTGAAAAAGATTATTCCCAATTCAGAGCTTTACTGCATGGCATGTTTTAACTGCAAATACCCCATTGAGTTTGAATCCAGGAAAGTAAGCCAGATGGAGCTTTTTCAATGA
- a CDS encoding PEP/pyruvate-binding domain-containing protein produces the protein MKTSVEKDFDKITAVFSSYPGIFKNVTTLVEKLRYSPYDSEIAQEIETHYTKYANYYFKDPQGCEATSVLIHYLIEGFQQTEEKNAFLKTILKIILKIFEEGKANENYFYTNTISEVFEYFNAIPLDRYISQLGVLKNIGREIIKKDIKDTQLINSFTVLYQKYLYAFYSSFLSIQRLDEYFKKFFPDGVKFIKHAYEDLFNEVEIMAQETSKTYDINRLMSIPSDTEFFNKLRELPKNFSDSADLWINLQVMVYYHSWILDTEDLKELHEFSLRELGRTVRNFLLQFKNIDVKKFTLVLDAVFSKFDKFFYLLPASVMFCLEEIGSAVYKLKTPEILNSYIEHLILLGFHAPQFRGFYRDYTINVNQYHVSNLRLYFDLISKSPSESKELISALSIYLFFGGIHIKDTDLFQRDITKLLNSDISQVFYLVKPLLKKIPVYFNEINAEGQLRTVSTQVDEIFKRRDPLMHFIRKQIHVESSPLLLELLEKTVQFWISADRKILEPYLSEEILKELDLIEEHLKELQYLFQKLLNDSSLQSILSTPLDVLVSKIESCPVSEIVKNKAMLTIRLYQLLHAKYKTEIVEIESFLKEAFYQGLPDASFLIDVLRDSSLSRKVESLITYLESLKKIIVSPEKYEAFEDITHKRHIVAGIPSVSGRYSERKFNALSFFLRLENLLNSLLDEIEQSIDLSFITRATLFRIEKYLKLFGRILELNGISSQKYINTLSMLSVALEIRRFTFSQYMDIFRNLAESVSDIVNTYCTAPYKRWLKKIIMKLSNNIEGTELKDFELVNALSEKFLREMVIQYPGLSQLDRLISRIIKASYNQAEKLTYTDLDLLMTYDPKKILCDIYHPREEINDRIHLGNKGHNLIRLTNKGIPVPPGFILTTEVFRCKEAINNFQPVKEHLNREIHSAMKRLELFTKKTFGDSANPLLVSVRSGGALSMPGMMNSFLNVGINEKIIEGLIKQTGKPWFVWDSYRRFLQCWGMSFGLDRDEFDSIINDFKKKYKAELKIQFTPLQMKEVAMAYKDFIVSKGIYIEEDPWRQLEIAISQVFNSWYSGKAKAYREILGISEDWGTAAIVQKMVFGNLDANSGSGVLFTRNPKESTDTLMLWGDYTPGAQGEDIVSGLVKTYPISVEQKIIEGRESEKSLEEAFPEIYESLLEIAEKLIYKERWDHQEIEFTFEGRGRNDLYILQTREMSYAKRQLMSVFIPGESLTESKVGTGIGVSGGALSGRIVFDIDDIREFKQKDPLVPVILVRADTVPDDIVHIASADGILTARGGSTSHASIIATKLGKTCVVGFSRMIVYQNEKKCRIGKKILKKGDFISIDGRNGLVYLGKHPTQTIYLTGDYF, from the coding sequence ATGAAGACGAGTGTGGAAAAAGATTTTGATAAAATAACTGCTGTTTTTTCCTCTTATCCTGGAATTTTTAAAAATGTTACTACCCTAGTTGAAAAACTGAGATACTCTCCTTACGACTCAGAGATAGCTCAGGAAATAGAAACTCACTATACAAAATATGCAAACTACTATTTTAAGGACCCTCAAGGATGTGAGGCAACCTCTGTCTTAATTCACTACCTCATTGAAGGCTTTCAGCAGACTGAAGAAAAAAACGCATTTTTAAAGACTATTTTAAAAATTATCCTGAAAATTTTTGAAGAAGGTAAAGCTAATGAAAACTATTTCTATACAAACACTATTTCAGAGGTTTTTGAATACTTTAATGCAATCCCTCTTGACAGATACATTTCCCAGCTTGGAGTTCTGAAAAATATAGGAAGAGAAATTATAAAAAAAGACATTAAAGATACACAACTAATAAACTCCTTTACAGTTCTTTATCAGAAATATCTCTACGCATTTTACTCGTCCTTTCTTTCAATTCAGAGACTTGATGAGTATTTTAAAAAATTCTTTCCCGATGGAGTAAAATTCATAAAGCATGCTTATGAAGATTTATTTAATGAAGTAGAGATAATGGCGCAGGAAACTTCAAAAACATATGACATAAATAGACTGATGAGTATTCCTTCTGATACGGAATTTTTCAATAAATTGAGAGAATTACCAAAAAATTTCTCTGATTCTGCTGATTTATGGATTAATCTGCAGGTCATGGTTTACTACCATTCCTGGATACTGGATACAGAAGATTTAAAAGAGCTTCATGAGTTTTCTCTACGAGAGCTCGGGCGTACTGTGAGGAATTTTTTATTGCAGTTCAAAAACATTGATGTTAAAAAATTCACACTGGTTTTAGATGCTGTCTTTTCTAAATTTGATAAATTCTTTTATCTTCTGCCTGCATCTGTAATGTTTTGTCTTGAGGAGATTGGCAGTGCTGTTTATAAATTGAAAACGCCAGAGATTTTAAATTCCTACATAGAGCATTTAATTCTGTTAGGTTTTCATGCTCCTCAGTTTAGAGGATTTTATAGAGATTATACGATAAATGTTAATCAATACCATGTAAGTAATCTCAGGTTATATTTTGATTTGATTTCAAAGAGTCCTTCAGAATCTAAAGAGCTTATTTCAGCACTCAGTATTTATCTATTTTTTGGAGGCATTCATATAAAGGATACTGATCTTTTTCAGAGAGACATAACAAAGCTTCTTAATTCTGACATTTCTCAAGTATTTTATCTTGTTAAGCCACTTCTCAAAAAAATACCTGTTTACTTCAATGAAATAAATGCAGAAGGTCAATTAAGAACAGTTTCCACTCAGGTTGATGAAATATTTAAGAGAAGAGACCCTCTTATGCATTTTATAAGAAAACAGATTCATGTAGAAAGCAGCCCTCTCTTGCTTGAGCTACTGGAAAAAACAGTCCAATTCTGGATCTCTGCTGACAGGAAAATTCTTGAGCCCTATCTGTCTGAAGAAATCCTGAAAGAGCTTGATTTAATTGAGGAACATCTGAAAGAGCTTCAATACTTATTTCAAAAGCTTTTAAATGATTCCTCCTTACAGAGTATTCTTTCCACTCCATTAGATGTGCTGGTAAGTAAGATTGAATCCTGCCCTGTAAGCGAGATTGTAAAAAACAAGGCAATGTTAACGATAAGGCTCTATCAACTACTTCATGCAAAATACAAAACAGAAATTGTTGAGATTGAAAGCTTTTTAAAAGAGGCTTTTTATCAGGGTTTGCCTGATGCAAGTTTTTTAATTGATGTTTTGCGGGATAGTTCTTTATCCAGAAAGGTTGAATCCCTTATAACATATCTTGAGAGTCTCAAAAAAATCATAGTTTCACCGGAAAAATATGAGGCTTTTGAAGATATAACACATAAAAGGCATATTGTTGCAGGAATTCCATCTGTATCAGGAAGATACAGTGAGAGAAAATTTAATGCTCTTTCTTTTTTCCTGAGACTTGAAAATTTGCTTAACAGCCTTCTTGATGAAATTGAACAATCCATAGACCTGAGTTTCATCACACGGGCAACTCTTTTCAGGATAGAGAAGTATCTTAAGCTTTTTGGCAGAATTCTTGAACTAAATGGGATTTCCTCGCAGAAATACATTAATACTCTGTCAATGCTTTCTGTTGCTCTGGAGATAAGAAGATTTACATTCTCACAGTATATGGATATTTTCAGAAATCTTGCAGAATCTGTAAGTGACATTGTAAACACATACTGCACAGCACCCTATAAGAGATGGCTAAAAAAAATAATAATGAAACTTTCAAATAATATTGAAGGCACGGAACTTAAAGACTTTGAACTTGTCAATGCTCTGTCAGAAAAATTTTTAAGGGAAATGGTTATTCAATATCCTGGATTAAGCCAGCTTGATAGACTAATCAGTAGAATTATCAAGGCTTCCTATAATCAGGCAGAAAAATTAACTTACACAGACCTTGACCTTTTAATGACCTATGACCCGAAAAAAATTCTGTGTGATATTTATCATCCAAGAGAAGAAATCAATGATAGGATTCATCTTGGAAATAAAGGGCACAATTTAATCAGACTTACAAATAAGGGGATCCCTGTTCCTCCTGGATTTATTTTAACGACAGAGGTCTTCCGTTGCAAAGAAGCAATAAATAATTTTCAACCTGTTAAAGAACATTTGAACAGGGAAATTCATTCGGCAATGAAAAGGCTTGAATTGTTTACAAAGAAAACCTTTGGAGATTCAGCAAATCCTTTACTTGTTTCTGTAAGAAGTGGTGGAGCTTTATCAATGCCAGGTATGATGAATTCTTTTTTAAATGTTGGAATAAATGAAAAAATCATAGAGGGACTTATAAAACAAACTGGCAAACCCTGGTTTGTCTGGGACAGTTACAGAAGATTTTTACAGTGCTGGGGAATGTCCTTTGGACTGGATAGAGATGAGTTTGACAGCATTATCAACGATTTTAAGAAAAAATATAAAGCAGAGCTTAAAATTCAGTTTACACCACTGCAGATGAAAGAAGTGGCAATGGCATATAAAGATTTTATAGTATCAAAAGGGATTTATATAGAGGAAGACCCGTGGAGGCAACTTGAGATAGCAATCTCACAGGTTTTCAATTCTTGGTATTCAGGTAAGGCAAAGGCTTACAGAGAAATTCTTGGAATTTCTGAAGACTGGGGCACAGCTGCCATTGTTCAGAAGATGGTATTTGGAAATCTTGATGCAAATTCTGGTTCTGGTGTTCTGTTTACAAGAAATCCTAAAGAATCCACAGATACACTCATGTTGTGGGGTGATTATACTCCAGGAGCTCAGGGTGAAGACATTGTTTCTGGACTGGTAAAAACTTATCCTATTTCAGTGGAGCAGAAAATTATTGAAGGAAGAGAGAGTGAAAAATCTCTTGAAGAAGCATTCCCTGAAATTTATGAATCTCTGCTGGAAATTGCTGAGAAGTTGATTTACAAAGAAAGATGGGATCATCAGGAAATTGAGTTTACCTTTGAGGGAAGGGGTAGAAATGATTTATACATTCTTCAGACAAGGGAGATGAGTTATGCTAAAAGGCAGCTTATGAGTGTATTCATTCCCGGAGAATCTTTGACGGAAAGCAAAGTCGGGACAGGTATAGGTGTAAGTGGTGGAGCTCTCTCTGGTAGAATTGTTTTTGACATTGATGACATAAGGGAGTTTAAACAAAAAGACCCGCTTGTGCCTGTCATTCTTGTGAGAGCAGATACTGTTCCAGATGATATTGTTCACATCGCCTCAGCAGATGGAATACTTACTGCAAGAGGAGGCTCTACATCCCATGCCTCCATAATTGCCACAAAACTTGGTAAAACCTGTGTTGTTGGTTTTTCAAGAATGATTGTTTATCAGAACGAGAAAAAATGTAGAATTGGGAAAAAGATACTCAAAAAGGGAGACTTTATAAGCATTGACGGCAGAAATGGGCTGGTATATCTTGGAAAGCATCCAACGCAAACAATTTATCTTACAGGTGATTATTTTTAA
- a CDS encoding glyceraldehyde 3-phosphate dehydrogenase NAD-binding domain-containing protein: MILGINGLGRIGKLTLWHHVGRKQFSQIVVNLGRKVGQSLKDVAFYIEHDSTYGRLHNYLYGYRSKSVIEKIDEANSTIVIDGIPVKILTENRNPKEIGWEKHGARLVVDTTGKFLDPTLPADAKEGSVRGHLESGAYKVLVSAPFKIKDKAKDIPEDSITVIMGINEEMYDSKKHIIISGASCTTTCLAHMMKPLLDYFGAERILSVSMATVHAVTASQQVLDRVPKTDAKDLRKIRSAMNNIILTSTGAAKTLALVLPEMKNIGFIAQSVRVPVVTGSLIILVVAFRDEDNNIIDGELINKIYREAQEREKRGYLLFTEDQKVSTDIIGFFGPAAIIEGSETHTRTAMITLDISKMCNIGAPVTDKLQIPVTQAVIYGWYDNELGSYTNMLGDLTVKVAEDVY, encoded by the coding sequence ATGATTCTGGGAATTAATGGTCTTGGAAGAATCGGTAAGCTTACTTTATGGCATCATGTGGGAAGAAAACAGTTTTCTCAGATTGTTGTTAATCTTGGCAGAAAAGTTGGACAATCTTTAAAAGATGTTGCTTTTTATATTGAGCATGATTCCACTTATGGCAGACTTCATAATTATCTTTACGGTTATCGTTCAAAATCAGTCATAGAAAAAATTGATGAAGCAAATTCTACAATTGTTATTGACGGAATCCCGGTAAAGATTCTTACTGAAAATAGAAATCCAAAAGAAATTGGATGGGAAAAACATGGTGCAAGGCTTGTTGTTGATACAACAGGAAAATTTCTTGATCCCACATTGCCCGCTGATGCAAAAGAGGGTTCAGTAAGAGGGCATCTTGAATCTGGAGCATACAAAGTGTTGGTTAGCGCTCCTTTTAAAATCAAAGACAAAGCTAAGGACATCCCAGAAGACTCTATTACAGTGATAATGGGAATTAATGAGGAGATGTATGACAGCAAAAAACACATAATCATTTCTGGTGCATCTTGCACCACTACATGTTTAGCCCATATGATGAAACCTCTTCTTGATTATTTTGGTGCTGAAAGAATCCTGAGTGTGTCCATGGCAACTGTTCACGCAGTAACAGCCTCTCAACAGGTTCTTGACAGAGTTCCAAAAACAGACGCAAAAGATTTAAGAAAAATTCGTTCTGCCATGAATAACATAATTCTTACAAGCACAGGAGCAGCAAAAACCCTTGCACTTGTTTTACCGGAAATGAAAAATATAGGATTTATTGCTCAATCTGTAAGAGTGCCTGTTGTAACAGGGTCATTAATAATACTTGTTGTGGCTTTTAGAGATGAAGACAACAACATAATTGATGGAGAGCTTATAAACAAAATTTACAGGGAAGCTCAAGAAAGGGAAAAGAGAGGATATCTACTTTTCACAGAAGATCAGAAAGTATCCACTGATATAATTGGATTTTTTGGTCCTGCAGCAATAATTGAGGGAAGTGAAACTCACACAAGAACGGCGATGATCACTCTTGATATATCAAAGATGTGCAACATTGGTGCACCAGTTACTGACAAGTTGCAGATTCCTGTAACTCAGGCAGTTATTTATGGCTGGTATGACAATGAGCTTGGCAGTTACACAAACATGCTCGGTGACCTTACAGTAAAGGTTGCTGAAGATGTTTATTGA
- a CDS encoding MTH1187 family thiamine-binding protein yields the protein MLAQFSIVPLGAGVSVSEYVAKVIKIVDNSGIPYKLHAMGTILEGEWDEVMDLIKRCRDALMEEVERVVIDIKIDDRKGAKGRIEAKIKSVEEKLGKMVKK from the coding sequence ATGCTCGCACAATTCAGCATAGTTCCCTTAGGAGCAGGCGTAAGTGTAAGTGAATATGTGGCAAAGGTAATCAAAATTGTTGATAACAGCGGAATTCCCTATAAACTTCACGCAATGGGAACAATTTTAGAGGGAGAATGGGATGAAGTAATGGATCTTATAAAAAGATGTAGAGACGCACTAATGGAAGAAGTAGAAAGAGTAGTAATTGATATTAAGATTGATGACAGAAAAGGCGCTAAAGGAAGAATTGAGGCAAAGATTAAGTCTGTTGAAGAAAAACTTGGAAAAATGGTGAAAAAATGA
- a CDS encoding universal stress protein encodes MNPEKIYVAIDFKPATRSVLSYAVWLKDTFDCESLCLFHIMEYTLTPPAYLMPYISKEKKKIEEKLKSLAEELGRMQVNVEFKVAFGRLIESIKEVIKDEKAFAVMGFKTHITRPSTSERILKGLKVPVLIVKGEEFKEISPEAIKIKKILCPLDFSTYSLKALEIARKIAKKWSSELKILHVVPEQKIRGIIEEPSEIEKYIGNLKEEAHQQIQKIDKTLHYEVISGSPAEEILKKSKEVDLIVLGSKGRSYTEAVIIGSVAESVIKNSVKPVLLIP; translated from the coding sequence ATGAATCCAGAGAAAATTTATGTTGCTATAGATTTTAAACCTGCTACCCGGAGCGTGCTTTCATATGCAGTCTGGCTTAAGGATACTTTTGATTGTGAAAGCCTCTGCCTCTTTCATATAATGGAGTATACCCTTACTCCACCTGCTTATTTAATGCCTTATATTAGCAAAGAAAAAAAGAAGATTGAAGAGAAACTGAAATCACTGGCTGAAGAGCTTGGCAGAATGCAGGTAAATGTGGAGTTTAAAGTTGCTTTTGGAAGGCTAATTGAAAGCATAAAAGAAGTTATAAAAGATGAAAAAGCCTTTGCAGTAATGGGATTTAAGACACACATAACAAGACCTTCCACTTCTGAAAGAATTCTTAAGGGATTGAAGGTGCCTGTTTTGATTGTGAAGGGAGAGGAGTTTAAAGAGATCAGTCCTGAGGCTATAAAAATAAAAAAAATTCTATGCCCTTTAGATTTTTCTACTTATTCATTAAAAGCTTTAGAGATTGCCCGGAAAATAGCAAAAAAATGGAGTTCTGAATTAAAAATTTTACATGTTGTGCCAGAGCAGAAGATAAGAGGGATTATTGAAGAACCTTCAGAGATAGAGAAATATATTGGCAATCTGAAAGAAGAAGCTCATCAGCAGATTCAAAAAATTGATAAAACCCTTCATTATGAAGTTATATCAGGCAGTCCAGCAGAAGAGATTCTTAAAAAATCAAAAGAGGTAGATTTGATTGTATTGGGTTCTAAGGGAAGATCCTATACAGAGGCAGTAATAATTGGAAGTGTTGCTGAGAGTGTTATAAAAAATTCTGTGAAACCTGTTTTGCTTATTCCTTAA
- a CDS encoding MOSC domain-containing protein, which translates to MTGKVVSINISKNKGTTKKAVSEAMVIENSGIEGDAHAGSHWHRQISLLSIESIEKMRSKGLNLNYGDFAENITTEGVDLLSLPVGTKLKVGECILEITQHGKSCHSKCEIFKTIGDCIMPKEGVFARVLKGGKIKVGDEILML; encoded by the coding sequence ATGACTGGTAAGGTGGTTTCAATAAACATAAGCAAAAACAAAGGGACAACAAAAAAAGCTGTTTCAGAGGCAATGGTTATTGAAAACTCTGGAATTGAAGGAGATGCTCATGCAGGCTCCCACTGGCACAGACAGATCAGTCTGCTATCCATTGAAAGCATTGAGAAAATGAGGTCAAAAGGTTTAAATCTCAACTATGGAGATTTTGCAGAAAACATCACCACTGAAGGAGTTGATTTACTAAGCCTTCCTGTGGGAACAAAGCTAAAGGTTGGAGAATGTATCCTTGAGATTACTCAGCACGGTAAAAGCTGTCATAGTAAATGTGAGATTTTTAAAACTATTGGTGACTGCATCATGCCAAAAGAGGGAGTTTTTGCAAGAGTTTTGAAGGGAGGAAAAATTAAAGTTGGAGATGAAATATTAATGCTATGA
- a CDS encoding MogA/MoaB family molybdenum cofactor biosynthesis protein: protein MKYKVAIITVSDKGSKGEREDMSGKVIEEMVSSWADVVFYRIVPDEKEEIKRAILEASSTADLVFTNGGTGLYPRDVTPDATREVIEKEVPGIAEAMRWEGYKKTKTAILSRAIAGIRGKTLIVNLPGSPKAVRESLETIMDALPHAMDKLMGDPSDCGR from the coding sequence ATGAAATACAAAGTTGCCATAATTACTGTTTCTGATAAAGGTTCAAAGGGTGAAAGGGAAGACATGAGTGGAAAAGTTATTGAGGAGATGGTTTCTTCATGGGCAGATGTTGTTTTTTACAGAATAGTTCCAGATGAAAAGGAAGAAATAAAGCGAGCAATTCTTGAAGCTTCATCCACAGCAGATTTAGTTTTCACAAATGGTGGAACAGGGCTTTATCCAAGGGATGTAACCCCTGATGCAACCCGTGAAGTTATTGAAAAGGAAGTTCCTGGAATTGCAGAGGCTATGAGATGGGAAGGATACAAGAAAACAAAGACCGCAATTTTATCAAGAGCAATTGCCGGTATAAGAGGAAAAACCTTAATAGTAAATCTTCCTGGAAGCCCGAAAGCTGTAAGAGAATCCTTAGAAACAATAATGGATGCACTTCCCCATGCAATGGACAAACTCATGGGAGATCCTTCTGACTGCGGTAGATGA